A single window of Methylobacterium nodulans ORS 2060 DNA harbors:
- the mfd gene encoding transcription-repair coupling factor — translation MAKANPKPPVARFALPKSAALTRAVEALRRGDSPTLARVPDGFDALVVADLARALGQTAQGPAVLVHVARDGTRSAAFASALAFVAPEIEVLSVPAWDCQPYDRVSPNPAIAAERMTALSRLARSRSSEERPRIVATTVNALVQRVPARDRIAVETFSAAVGNALDTDKIVAWLEANGFLRTGTVRDTGEYAVRGGIIDLSPPGLPNPVRLDFFGDTLESIRSFDPETQRTIGQLRSLDLVPMSEVQLTTESIRRFRQGYVSTFGAATRDDRLYEAVSEGRRAAGIEHWLPLFADRLDTLFDYLAGVPLIFDRDVDDAAGERLGQVQDYYDARCEGLRTPQPGVAPYKPLKPDALYLSPAEWAKRVEGATVARLTPFAVPEAAGRSVIDCEAVPARSFAPERAQEGVNVFDAAIQHLRDLQGTGHHVILAAWSEGSRDRLCGVLADHGLGKPKTITRFSDVLALKRGQDVAVAVWGLESGFTIERLAVIAETDILGDRLVRPTRKVKRPQDVILEVQALEAGDLVVHADHGIGRFTGLKTVTAAGAPHDCLEIQYSGGLLLLPVENIELLTRYGSEEADVPLDKLGGGAWQARKAKLKRRILEMAGALIKVAAERFLRSAPRMEPPEGTYGEFAARFPYEETEDQEAAIAATLGDLTAGRPMDRLICGDVGFGKTEVALRAAFVTAISGKQVAVVVPTTLLARQHYRTFAERFKALPVNIAQASRFVSNTELKKVREGLANGTVDIVVGTHALLAKTVAFRDLGLIIIDEEQHFGVAHKERLKALRSEVHVLTLSATPIPRTLQLAMTGVRELSIIATPPVDRLAVRTFVTPFDPLLIREALLRERYRGGQAFYVVPRIDHLDEVKRFLDREMPEAKVGIAHGQMAAGQLEDVMTAFYEGRFDILLSTTIVESGLDIPTANTLIVHRADMFGLAQLYQLRGRVGRSKARAYALFTTPENKTLTVQAERRLKVLQSLDTLGAGFQLASHDLDIRGAGNLLGEEQSGHIKEVGYELYQQMLEDAVAALKAGQEVPADEQWSPTIALGAPVTMPEDYVSDLSVRLGLYRRLATLENDAELESFGAELIDRFGPLPPEVEQLLKIVTIKILCRETNVEKVEAGPKGIVMHFRDRAFANPAKLAAYIAEQRSFAKVRPDMSVVFIRDLGTVAERLKETTAILRDLAKLATRKKAA, via the coding sequence ATGGCCAAAGCCAATCCCAAGCCGCCGGTCGCCCGGTTCGCGCTCCCCAAATCCGCCGCCCTCACCCGGGCCGTCGAGGCGCTTCGACGCGGCGACAGCCCCACCCTCGCCCGGGTGCCGGACGGGTTCGACGCCCTGGTGGTGGCCGACCTTGCCCGGGCGCTCGGCCAGACGGCGCAGGGCCCGGCGGTGCTGGTCCACGTCGCCCGCGACGGCACCCGCTCGGCGGCCTTCGCGAGCGCGCTCGCCTTCGTGGCGCCCGAGATCGAGGTGCTGAGCGTCCCCGCCTGGGACTGCCAGCCCTACGACCGGGTCTCTCCGAACCCGGCCATCGCCGCGGAGCGCATGACGGCCCTGTCGCGGCTCGCCCGCTCGCGCTCGTCCGAGGAGCGGCCGCGCATCGTCGCCACCACGGTCAACGCGCTCGTGCAGCGGGTGCCCGCGCGCGACCGCATCGCGGTCGAGACCTTCTCGGCTGCGGTCGGCAACGCGCTCGACACCGACAAGATCGTGGCGTGGCTCGAAGCCAACGGCTTCCTGCGCACCGGCACCGTGCGCGACACCGGCGAATACGCCGTGCGGGGCGGCATCATCGACCTCTCGCCGCCCGGCCTGCCGAACCCGGTGCGCCTCGATTTCTTCGGCGACACGCTCGAATCCATCCGCAGCTTCGATCCCGAGACCCAGCGCACCATCGGGCAGCTGCGCTCCCTCGACCTCGTGCCGATGAGCGAGGTGCAGCTCACCACCGAGAGCATCCGCCGCTTCCGCCAGGGCTACGTCTCGACCTTCGGGGCCGCCACCCGCGACGACCGGCTCTACGAGGCGGTGAGCGAGGGGCGCCGCGCGGCCGGGATCGAGCACTGGCTGCCGCTCTTCGCCGACCGGCTCGATACCCTGTTCGACTATCTTGCGGGCGTGCCCCTGATCTTCGACCGGGACGTGGACGACGCGGCGGGCGAGCGGCTCGGCCAGGTCCAGGACTACTACGACGCCCGTTGCGAGGGCTTACGGACGCCGCAGCCCGGCGTCGCCCCCTACAAGCCGCTCAAGCCCGATGCGCTCTACCTCTCGCCGGCCGAGTGGGCGAAGCGGGTCGAGGGCGCGACGGTCGCGCGCCTCACCCCCTTCGCGGTGCCGGAGGCCGCGGGGCGCAGCGTGATCGACTGCGAGGCCGTGCCCGCCCGCAGCTTCGCGCCCGAGCGGGCGCAGGAGGGCGTCAACGTCTTCGACGCGGCGATCCAGCACCTCCGCGACCTGCAGGGCACCGGCCACCACGTGATCCTGGCGGCGTGGTCCGAGGGCTCCCGCGACCGGCTCTGCGGCGTGCTCGCCGACCACGGCCTCGGCAAGCCGAAGACCATCACGCGGTTCTCCGATGTCCTGGCGCTCAAGCGCGGGCAGGACGTGGCGGTGGCGGTCTGGGGCCTCGAATCCGGCTTCACCATCGAGCGCCTCGCGGTGATCGCCGAGACCGACATCCTGGGCGACCGCCTCGTGCGGCCCACGCGCAAGGTCAAGCGGCCCCAGGACGTGATCCTGGAGGTGCAGGCGCTCGAGGCCGGCGACCTCGTCGTGCATGCCGACCACGGCATCGGCCGCTTCACCGGCCTCAAGACCGTGACGGCGGCGGGCGCGCCGCATGACTGCCTGGAGATCCAGTACAGCGGCGGCCTGCTGCTCCTGCCGGTCGAGAACATCGAGCTCCTCACCCGCTACGGCTCGGAGGAGGCCGATGTCCCTCTCGACAAGCTCGGTGGTGGGGCGTGGCAGGCCCGCAAGGCGAAGCTCAAGCGGCGCATCCTCGAGATGGCGGGCGCCCTCATCAAGGTCGCGGCCGAGCGCTTCCTCAGGTCCGCGCCCAGGATGGAGCCGCCGGAGGGCACCTATGGCGAGTTCGCGGCCCGCTTCCCCTACGAGGAGACCGAGGACCAGGAGGCGGCCATCGCCGCGACGCTGGGCGACCTCACGGCCGGGCGGCCGATGGACCGGCTGATCTGCGGCGATGTCGGCTTCGGCAAGACCGAGGTGGCGCTGCGCGCCGCCTTCGTCACGGCGATCTCGGGCAAGCAGGTGGCCGTGGTGGTGCCGACGACACTGCTCGCCCGCCAGCACTACCGCACTTTCGCGGAGCGCTTCAAAGCGCTGCCGGTCAACATCGCGCAGGCCTCCCGCTTCGTGTCGAATACCGAGCTGAAGAAGGTCCGGGAGGGCTTGGCCAACGGCACGGTCGACATCGTGGTCGGCACCCACGCGCTGCTGGCCAAGACTGTCGCCTTCAGGGATCTCGGCCTCATCATCATCGACGAGGAGCAGCATTTCGGCGTCGCCCACAAGGAGCGGCTGAAGGCGCTGCGCTCCGAGGTGCACGTGCTGACGCTCTCGGCGACGCCGATCCCGCGCACCCTGCAGCTCGCCATGACGGGCGTGCGCGAATTGTCGATCATCGCCACGCCCCCGGTGGACCGGCTGGCGGTGCGCACCTTCGTGACGCCCTTCGACCCGCTGCTGATCCGCGAGGCGCTGCTGCGCGAGCGCTACCGGGGGGGCCAGGCCTTCTACGTGGTGCCCCGCATCGACCATCTCGACGAGGTCAAGCGCTTCCTCGACCGGGAGATGCCGGAGGCCAAGGTCGGCATCGCGCACGGGCAGATGGCGGCGGGCCAGCTCGAGGACGTGATGACGGCCTTCTACGAGGGCAGGTTCGACATCCTGCTCTCGACCACGATCGTGGAATCGGGCCTCGACATCCCGACCGCCAACACCCTGATCGTGCACCGGGCCGACATGTTCGGGCTCGCCCAGCTCTACCAGCTGCGCGGGCGCGTCGGCCGCTCGAAGGCGCGCGCCTACGCGCTGTTCACGACGCCGGAGAACAAGACGCTCACGGTCCAGGCCGAGCGGCGCCTCAAGGTGCTGCAATCCCTCGACACGCTGGGGGCGGGCTTCCAGCTCGCGAGCCACGACCTCGACATCCGCGGCGCCGGCAACCTGCTCGGCGAGGAGCAGTCCGGCCACATCAAGGAGGTCGGCTACGAGCTCTACCAGCAGATGCTGGAGGATGCGGTCGCGGCCCTCAAGGCCGGCCAGGAGGTGCCCGCCGACGAGCAATGGTCGCCCACCATCGCGCTCGGCGCGCCCGTCACCATGCCGGAGGACTACGTCTCCGATCTCTCGGTGCGGCTCGGCCTCTACCGGCGCCTCGCGACGCTGGAGAACGACGCGGAGCTCGAGAGCTTCGGGGCCGAGCTCATCGACCGCTTCGGCCCCCTGCCCCCCGAGGTGGAGCAGCTCCTCAAGATCGTGACCATCAAGATCCTGTGCCGGGAGACGAATGTCGAGAAGGTCGAGGCCGGGCCGAAGGGCATCGTGATGCATTTTCGCGATCGCGCCTTCGCCAATCCGGCCAAGCTCGCCGCCTACATCGCCGAGCAGCGCTCCTTCGCCAAGGTGCGCCCCGACATGAGCGTGGTCTTCATCCGCGACCTCGGCACGGTGGCCGAGCGGCTGAAGGAGACCACCGCGATCCTGCGCGACCTCGCCAAGCTCGCCACGCGCAAGAAGGCGGCCTGA
- a CDS encoding GCG_CRPN prefix-to-repeats domain-containing protein, translating to MINTKLLALAAVAGGLGFASAASAAPGAVAPAGVIAGDTQVETVAYGCGPGWAPNAWGHCRPIYRPYYGYGYGYRPYGYYRPAWGYGYRPHGIGIRIF from the coding sequence ATGATCAATACGAAGCTTCTGGCGCTGGCTGCAGTCGCGGGCGGTCTCGGTTTCGCCTCGGCGGCGAGCGCCGCTCCGGGCGCCGTCGCGCCGGCCGGCGTGATCGCGGGGGACACGCAGGTCGAAACCGTCGCCTACGGCTGCGGCCCGGGCTGGGCGCCGAACGCGTGGGGTCATTGCCGTCCGATCTATCGGCCGTATTACGGATATGGCTACGGCTATCGTCCCTACGGCTACTACCGCCCGGCCTGGGGCTACGGCTACCGGCCCCACGGCATCGGCATCCGCATCTTCTGA
- a CDS encoding DUF6489 family protein, translated as MKFRVEVDCTPLEARQFVGLPNVEPMQAAVMAEVERRMLADMERFSPDTIMRSWFSLFPQNAEQMQSLFLKMFQQGFGGASPPAKGE; from the coding sequence ATGAAATTTCGGGTCGAGGTCGACTGTACTCCGCTGGAAGCGCGTCAGTTCGTCGGCCTCCCGAACGTCGAACCCATGCAGGCGGCCGTTATGGCTGAGGTCGAGCGGCGGATGCTCGCCGATATGGAGCGGTTCTCGCCTGATACGATCATGCGCAGCTGGTTCTCGCTGTTTCCCCAGAATGCCGAGCAGATGCAGTCCCTGTTCCTGAAGATGTTCCAGCAGGGATTCGGCGGGGCGTCGCCCCCGGCCAAGGGCGAGTGA
- the aceE gene encoding pyruvate dehydrogenase (acetyl-transferring), homodimeric type yields MERSRDLDTRDPDPIETREWLDSLDGVLEVEGPDRAHFLIEQVIEEARKKGAPVPYSANTAYLNTIPVEAQPRHPGDRAIEHRIRSAIRWNAIALILRANKESSELGGHIASFQSAATLYDTGFMHFWRAASETHGGDLIYIQGHSSPGIYARAYLEGRLTEEQLLNFRQEVGGQGLSSYPHPWLMPDFWQFPTVSMGLGPLMAIYQARYLRYLHHRGLADTDGRKVWAFMGDGEMDEPESLGAISLASREKLDNLIFVVNCNLQRLDGPVRGNGKIIQELEANFRGAGWNVIKVLWGSGWDQLLARDTSGMLARLMAECVDGEYQDFKSKNGAYIREHFFGRYPETKALVADWSDEDIWRLTRGGHDPSKVYAAYDAAVKHKGQPTVILAKTVKGYGMGEAGEGQNITHQQKKMGEAVLKQFRDRFQIDLSDEQIGGIPFIRFPEGSPEHRYLMARRQALGGPLPARRQKSQSLAVPPLSAFEAQLKETAGREISTTMAFVRVLNTLLRDKEIGKRIVPIVPDESRTFGMEGMFRQFGIFSQVGQLYRPEDANQLMYYKEDKTGQMLQEGINEAGAMSSWIAAATAYSHSDAPTIPFYIYYSMFGFQRVGDLAWAAGDLRARGFLIGGTAGRTTLNGEGLQHEDGHSHLISATIPNCISYDPTFSYEVAVIVQDGLRRMYAEQEDVFYYITLMNENYAHPGMPEGAEAGILKGMYLFREGQGSGPRVQLLGSGTILREVIAGAELLQQDFGIAADIWSCPSFTELRREAMAVERWNLLHPTETPKKSYVETCLSGRSGPVIAATDYMRLFADQIRPFVPGRYRVLGTDGFGRSDYRVRLRDFFEVDRRWVAVAALKSLAEDGKVPAAKVAEAIAKYGIDPAKPAPWTV; encoded by the coding sequence GTGGAACGCAGCCGCGATCTCGACACGCGCGATCCCGATCCGATCGAAACCCGCGAATGGCTCGACTCCCTCGACGGCGTGCTGGAGGTGGAGGGTCCCGACCGGGCGCATTTCCTCATCGAGCAGGTCATTGAGGAGGCCCGCAAGAAGGGCGCGCCGGTCCCCTATTCCGCCAACACCGCCTATCTCAACACCATCCCCGTCGAGGCCCAGCCCCGCCACCCGGGCGACCGGGCGATCGAGCACCGCATCCGCTCCGCCATCCGCTGGAACGCCATCGCGCTCATCCTGCGGGCCAACAAGGAATCCTCCGAGCTCGGCGGCCACATCGCCAGCTTCCAGTCGGCCGCCACCCTCTACGACACCGGCTTCATGCATTTCTGGCGCGCCGCCAGCGAGACCCACGGCGGCGACCTGATCTACATCCAGGGCCATTCCTCGCCGGGCATCTATGCCCGCGCCTATCTGGAGGGGCGGCTCACCGAGGAGCAGCTGCTCAACTTCCGCCAGGAGGTCGGGGGCCAGGGTCTCTCCTCCTATCCGCATCCCTGGCTGATGCCGGACTTCTGGCAGTTCCCCACCGTCTCGATGGGGCTCGGGCCCCTGATGGCGATCTATCAGGCCCGCTACCTGCGCTACCTGCACCACCGGGGCCTCGCCGACACCGACGGCCGCAAGGTCTGGGCCTTCATGGGCGACGGCGAGATGGACGAGCCCGAGTCCCTCGGCGCCATCTCCCTCGCCTCGCGGGAAAAACTCGACAACCTGATCTTCGTGGTGAACTGCAACCTGCAGCGCCTCGACGGGCCGGTGCGCGGCAACGGCAAGATCATCCAGGAGCTCGAGGCCAATTTCCGCGGCGCGGGCTGGAACGTCATCAAGGTGCTGTGGGGCTCGGGCTGGGACCAGCTTCTGGCCCGCGACACCTCCGGCATGCTGGCCCGCCTGATGGCGGAGTGCGTCGACGGCGAGTACCAGGACTTCAAGTCCAAGAACGGCGCCTATATCCGCGAGCACTTCTTCGGCCGCTACCCTGAGACCAAGGCGCTGGTCGCCGACTGGAGCGACGAGGACATCTGGCGGCTGACCCGCGGCGGCCACGATCCGAGCAAGGTCTATGCGGCCTACGACGCGGCCGTGAAGCACAAGGGCCAGCCCACCGTCATCCTTGCCAAGACCGTGAAGGGCTACGGCATGGGCGAGGCGGGCGAGGGCCAGAACATCACCCACCAGCAGAAGAAGATGGGCGAGGCGGTCCTCAAGCAGTTCCGCGACCGCTTCCAGATCGACCTCTCGGACGAGCAGATCGGCGGCATCCCGTTCATCCGCTTCCCCGAAGGCAGCCCCGAGCACCGCTACCTGATGGCCCGCCGCCAGGCGCTCGGCGGCCCGCTGCCGGCCCGGCGGCAGAAATCGCAGAGCCTCGCTGTCCCGCCGCTCTCGGCCTTCGAGGCGCAGCTCAAGGAGACGGCGGGCCGCGAGATCTCCACCACCATGGCCTTCGTGCGGGTGCTCAACACGCTCCTGCGCGACAAGGAGATCGGCAAGCGCATCGTGCCGATCGTGCCCGACGAGAGTCGCACCTTCGGCATGGAGGGCATGTTCCGCCAGTTCGGCATCTTCAGCCAGGTCGGCCAGCTCTACCGGCCCGAGGACGCCAACCAGCTGATGTACTACAAGGAGGACAAGACCGGTCAGATGCTCCAGGAGGGCATCAACGAGGCCGGCGCCATGTCGTCCTGGATCGCGGCGGCGACCGCCTATTCGCATTCCGACGCGCCGACGATCCCGTTCTACATCTACTACTCGATGTTCGGGTTCCAGCGGGTCGGCGACCTCGCCTGGGCGGCGGGCGACCTCAGGGCGCGGGGCTTCCTGATCGGCGGCACGGCCGGGCGCACCACGCTCAACGGCGAGGGTCTGCAGCACGAGGACGGCCACAGCCACCTGATCTCGGCCACCATCCCCAACTGCATCTCCTACGACCCGACCTTCTCGTACGAGGTCGCGGTGATCGTGCAGGACGGCCTGCGGCGGATGTATGCCGAGCAGGAGGACGTCTTCTACTACATCACCCTGATGAACGAGAACTACGCCCATCCGGGCATGCCGGAGGGGGCGGAAGCGGGCATCCTCAAAGGGATGTACCTGTTCCGCGAAGGGCAGGGTTCGGGGCCGCGGGTGCAGCTCCTCGGCTCGGGCACCATCCTGCGCGAGGTGATCGCCGGGGCGGAGCTGCTGCAGCAGGATTTCGGGATCGCGGCGGATATCTGGTCCTGCCCGAGCTTCACCGAGCTGAGGCGCGAGGCGATGGCCGTGGAGCGCTGGAACCTGCTGCACCCGACCGAGACGCCGAAGAAGTCCTATGTCGAGACCTGCCTGTCGGGCCGCTCCGGCCCGGTGATCGCGGCCACCGACTACATGCGGCTCTTCGCCGACCAGATCCGTCCCTTCGTGCCCGGCCGCTACCGGGTGCTGGGCACGGACGGGTTCGGCCGCTCCGACTACCGGGTGCGCCTGCGCGACTTCTTCGAGGTCGACCGGCGCTGGGTGGCGGTGGCGGCGCTGAAGAGCCTCGCCGAGGACGGCAAGGTGCCGGCGGCCAAGGTGGCGGAGGCGATCGCCAAGTACGGCATCGATCCGGCCAAGCCCGCCCCCTGGACGGTGTGA
- the aceF gene encoding dihydrolipoyllysine-residue acetyltransferase, protein MATEVKVPDIGDFKDVPIIEVHVKEGDSIGPDDPLISLESDKATMEVPSPSAGVVEKLLIKIGDKVSEGHPILLLKGEGEARGEAKGNGAAAAADTAALMSRQEPPPAPSAPAPQAPAPQAPAPAPAPAPSAIPDFSQVHASPAVRRLARELGVDLTAIKGTGEKGRVTKEDVKGHLTRAVAPAAAGGVVFPGGGMGIPEIPAVDFEKFGPIETRPLARIKKISGPHLHRAWLNVPLVTHQDEADITETDAYRKDLDTTAKEKGYRVTLLAFLIKAAVSALRQHPEFNASLSPDKESLILKRYYNIGVAVDTPDGLVVPVVKDAERKGITEISQELGALSKKARDGKLSSGDMQGASFTISSLGGIGGTAFTPLVNAPEVAILGVVRSRMAPVWDGSEFKPRLMLPLSVSYDHRVIDGALAARFTRHLAHVLEDVRRLVI, encoded by the coding sequence GTGGCGACCGAGGTCAAGGTTCCGGATATCGGTGATTTCAAGGATGTCCCGATCATCGAGGTGCATGTGAAGGAGGGCGACAGCATCGGGCCGGACGACCCGCTGATCTCGCTCGAATCCGACAAGGCCACCATGGAGGTGCCCTCGCCCTCCGCCGGCGTGGTCGAGAAGCTCCTGATCAAGATCGGCGACAAGGTGAGCGAGGGGCACCCGATCCTGCTCCTCAAGGGCGAGGGCGAGGCCAGGGGCGAGGCCAAAGGCAACGGCGCGGCCGCCGCGGCCGATACCGCGGCCCTGATGTCCCGGCAGGAGCCCCCACCCGCCCCGAGCGCCCCCGCGCCGCAGGCGCCAGCCCCGCAGGCCCCGGCCCCGGCTCCGGCTCCGGCCCCCTCGGCGATCCCGGACTTCTCGCAGGTCCATGCGAGCCCGGCCGTGCGGCGGCTGGCCCGCGAGCTCGGCGTCGACCTCACCGCCATCAAGGGCACCGGCGAGAAGGGCCGCGTCACCAAGGAGGACGTGAAGGGCCACCTGACGCGCGCGGTCGCTCCGGCGGCCGCCGGCGGCGTGGTCTTCCCGGGCGGCGGCATGGGCATCCCGGAGATCCCGGCCGTCGACTTCGAGAAGTTCGGGCCCATCGAGACCAGGCCGCTCGCCCGGATCAAGAAGATCTCGGGGCCGCACCTGCACCGGGCGTGGCTCAACGTGCCGCTCGTCACCCATCAGGACGAGGCCGACATCACCGAGACCGACGCCTACCGCAAGGACCTCGACACGACCGCCAAGGAGAAGGGCTACCGCGTCACGCTGCTCGCCTTCCTGATCAAGGCCGCGGTCTCGGCGCTGCGCCAACACCCCGAGTTCAACGCCTCGCTGTCGCCCGACAAGGAATCTCTGATCCTCAAGCGCTACTACAATATCGGCGTTGCGGTCGACACGCCGGACGGGCTGGTGGTGCCGGTGGTCAAGGATGCCGAGCGCAAGGGCATCACCGAGATCAGCCAGGAGCTCGGCGCGCTCTCGAAGAAGGCCCGCGACGGCAAGCTGTCGAGCGGCGACATGCAGGGGGCGAGCTTCACGATCTCGTCGCTCGGCGGCATCGGCGGCACCGCCTTCACACCGCTCGTCAACGCGCCCGAGGTGGCGATCCTGGGCGTCGTGCGCTCCAGGATGGCGCCGGTCTGGGACGGGTCCGAGTTCAAGCCGCGGCTGATGCTGCCGCTCTCGGTCTCCTACGACCACCGGGTCATCGACGGGGCGCTCGCCGCCCGCTTCACCCGCCACCTCGCCCACGTCCTGGAGGACGTGCGGCGGCTCGTGATCTGA